A section of the Triticum urartu cultivar G1812 unplaced genomic scaffold, Tu2.1 TuUngrouped_contig_8518, whole genome shotgun sequence genome encodes:
- the LOC125531953 gene encoding uncharacterized protein LOC125531953, which yields MSFYRQRSFLDHSHWSCDRGGARRRVLQLTMLQSAGKSATTDADFCYNRAAASTSHRAATTSASPPPAPVLLRVDDELWVVNVLPINGLGDNVQRIIGLSDITFLKLVSLVCSVGYNKKDTIYYQCGGLVGMELLDSNKKVTTMVNQYKSVKMLNLSVLRRPAPTRRKKRTRKQALLIEQPTKEGINEVIVEQENVLEEKVEATEEEEEMAVAEEKEEMAVAENYDDEDLENLARLKRQKEDPAEHMEGDTDIEDLYPLLDDAPVFPIEDSTLASCNPSKKRAEAWQKKKLRKDAILSSQAKLRDVTNTQACELSDPGSEDIGMDIISSDDDGFEPAISVAPKCKKSRAQPLPTRVWYDEGRLLGGEKLCLHMCFVNMHQYRRALKNSHILQSRDYMYLRNDRDRVNVCCVTELCQLYMTASAIKREETVCIRKMVLPHTCGITYDTSRVDSTWLSNRYEENFRGDPDWKISALIDTTKRNHGVDITPMMAYRARNKAVDIVLGNHKQQYVRIRDYLQTVLDTNPGSRCIVTTVPHGCRPFIGLDGCFVKLTTGAQVLAASGRDGNNNLFPIAFGVVGKEDIPNWCWFLEQLKYALEILS from the exons ATGAGTTTCTACCGGCAGCGCTCTTTTCTGGACCATTCACACTGGAGCTGCGACAGGGGAGGCGCACGCCGCAGGGTGCTGCAACTGACGATGCTTCAATCGGCTGGGAAATCTGCTACAACCGATGCAGATTTTTGCTACAACCGAGCGGCCGCGTCCACCTCCCACCGCGCTGCTACGACGAGCGCCTCGCCTCCACCTGCCCCCGTTCTGCTCCG TGTAGATGATGAACTTTGGGTGGTTAATGTGCTGCCAATCAATGGTCTAGGGGATAATGTGCAAAGGATAATTGGACTGTCTGATATCACTTTTCTCAAGTTAGTGAGCTTGGTGTGCTCTGTTGGCTATAACAAAAAGGATACCATCTATTATCAGTGCGGAGGATTAGTTGGCATGGAGCTATTGGACAGTAATAAGAAGGTGACAACAATGGTAAATCAGTACAAGAGTGTTAAGATGTTGAATCTGTCAGTTTTGAGGAGACCCGCACCAACCCGCCGCAAGAAAAGAACGAGGAAGCAAGCATTATTGATAGAGCAGCCAACCAAAGAGGGCATTAACGAAGTCATAGTTGAGCAAGAAAATGTGTTAGAGGAAAAAGTTGAGGcgacagaggaagaagaagagatggcAGTGGCAGAGGAAAAAGAAGAGATGGCAGTGGCTGAGAATTatgatgatgaagacttggaaaATCTTGCTCGATTAAAGAGACAGAAAGAAGATCCTGCGGAGCACATGGAGGGCGACACCGATATTGAGGACCTTTATCCACTACTAGATGATGCACCTGTTTTTCCTATTGAAGATAGCACACTTGCTTCTTGCAATCCATCAAAGAAGAGAGCAGAAGCATGGCAGAAGAAGAAACTGAGGAAGGATGCTATTCTCAGTTCACAAGCAAAGTTGCGAGATGTAACCAACACTCAAGCATGTGAACTTTCAGATCCAGGAAGTGAGGATATTGGAATGGATATAATATCAAGTGATGATGATGGCTTTGAACCTGCAATATCCGTTGCACCAAAATGCAAGAAGAGTAGAGCACAACCACTTCCAACTAGAGTGTGGTATGATGAGGGCAGGTTGCTTGGAGGTGAAAAACTCTGTTTGCATATGTGTTTTGTGAACATGCATCAATACAGAAGAGCCTTGAAGAATTCTCATATACTTCAAAGTAGAGACTATATGTATCTTAGAAATGATAGAGATCGGGTCAATGTTTGTTGTGTGACTGAACTTTGCCAATTATATATGACAGCTTCAGCTATCAAGAGAGAAGAGACTGTTTGCATTAGGAAGATGGTGTTACCTCATACTTGTGGCATTACCTATGATACTTCTAGAGTGGACAGCACATGGTTGAGCAACAGGTATGAGGAGAACTTTAGAGGCGATCCAGATTGGAAGATAAGCGCGCTAATAGACACTACCAAGAGAAATCATGGTGTAGACATCACTCCCATGATGGCATATAGGGCAAGGAATAAAGCAGTGGATATTGTGTTAGGAAATCACAAACAGCAGTATGTGAGGATCAGGGACTACTTGCAGACAGTGCTTGATACCAACCCAGGCAGCCGATGCATCGTGACCACGGTTCCGCATGGATGTAGGCCATTCATTGGTCTTGATGGATGCTTTGTTAAGCTGACTACAGGAGCACAAGTGTTGGCCGCCTCTGGAAGGGATGGCAACAACAACTTGTTCCCTATTGCATTTGGAGTTGTTGGCAAAGAAGACATTCCTAATTGGTGTTGGTTCCTTGAACAACTCAAGTATGCTCTTG AGATATTGTCTTAG